One window from the genome of Cricetulus griseus strain 17A/GY chromosome 2, alternate assembly CriGri-PICRH-1.0, whole genome shotgun sequence encodes:
- the Gbx2 gene encoding homeobox protein GBX-2 isoform X2, whose amino-acid sequence MSAAFPPSLMMMQRPLGSSTAFSIDSLIGSPPQPSPGHFVYTGYPMFMPYRPVVLPPPPPPPALPQAALQPALPPAHPHHQIPSLPTGFCSSLAQGMALTSTLMATLPGGFSASPQHQEAAAARKFAPQPLPGGGNFDKAEALQADAEDGKAFLAKEGSLLAFSAAEAVQASLVGAVRGQGKDESKVEDDPKGKEESFSLESDVDYSSDDNLPGQTAHKEEDPGHALEETPQSGGAAGSTTSTGKNRRRRTAFTSEQLLELEKEFHCKKYLSLTERSQIAHALKLSEVQVKIWFQNRRAKWKRVKAGNANSKTGEPSRNPKIVVPIPVHVSRFAIRSQHQQLEQARP is encoded by the exons ATGAGCGCAGCGTTCCCTCCTTCGCTGATGATGATGCAGCGCCCGCTGGGGAGTAGCACCGCCTTTAGCATAGACTCGCTGATCGGCAGCCCGCCGCAGCCCAGCCCCGGCCATTTCGTCTACACCGGCTACCCCATGTTCATGCCCTACCGGCCGGTGgtgctgccgccgccgccgccgcctccCGCGCTGCCCCAGGCAGCGCTGCAGCCGGCGCTGCCGCCCGCGCACCCTCACCACCAGATCCCCAGCCTGCCCACCGGCTTCTGCTCCAGCCTGGCGCAGGGCATGGCGCTCACCTCCACGCTCATGGCCACGTTGCCCGGCGGCTTCTCGGCGTCGCCCCAGCACCAAGAGGCGGCGGCCGCCCGCAAGTTCGCTCCGCAGCCACTACCCGGAGGAGGCAACTTCGACAAAGCCGAGGCGCTTCAAGCCGATGCGGAGGACGGCAAAGCCTTCCTGGCCAAGGAGGGCTCGCTGCTCGCCTTCTCTGCGGCCGAAGCGGTGCAGGCGTCGCTCG tCGGGGCTGTCCGAGGGCAAGGGAAAGACGAGTCAAAGGTGGAAGATGACCCGAAGGGCAAGGAAGAGAGCTTCTCTCTGGAGAGCGATGTGGACTACAGCTCAGATGACAATTTGCCTGGCCAGACAGCTCATAAGGAGGAAGACCCCGGCCACGCACTGGAGGAGACCCCGCAAAGCGGCGGTGCAGCAGGCAGCACCACATCCACGGGCAAGAACCGGCGGCGGCGGACTGCCTTCACCAGCGAACAGCTGCTGGAGCTGGAGAAAGAATTCCACTGCAAAAAGTACCTCTCCCTGACCGAGCGCTCCCAGATCGCCCACGCCCTCAAACTCAGCGAGGTGCAGGTAAAAATCTGGTTCCAGAACCGCCGGGCCAAATGGAAACGCGTCAAGGCAGGCAATGCCAATTCCAAGACCGGGGAGCCCTCCCGGAACCCCAAGATCGTCGTCCCCATCCCTGTCCACGTCAGCAGGTTCGCTATCCGAAGTCAACACCAGCAGCTGGAGCAGGCTCGACCCTGA